From a single Aggregatilinea lenta genomic region:
- a CDS encoding response regulator, translating into MLYNVLIVDDDRRTAESLAAQVCVLGHTVATAYGPRMAMQHLSEVIPDVIMLDLNMPGVNGLEVVRFLRRDPATARVPVVIVSASDAQDTIHQALASGANHYLIKPPTVEDIEQALEVVMRNNLPPHRNGNGSGKNGSATSRSIIR; encoded by the coding sequence ATGCTCTATAATGTGTTGATTGTAGACGACGATCGTCGTACCGCTGAGAGTTTGGCCGCACAAGTCTGCGTGCTGGGGCATACCGTCGCCACCGCTTACGGCCCGCGTATGGCGATGCAGCATCTCAGCGAGGTCATCCCGGACGTGATCATGCTCGACCTCAACATGCCGGGCGTCAACGGCCTGGAAGTCGTGCGCTTCCTGCGCCGCGACCCGGCCACGGCGCGCGTTCCGGTCGTCATCGTGTCCGCCAGCGACGCCCAGGATACCATCCACCAGGCGCTCGCCAGCGGCGCGAACCACTACCTGATCAAACCGCCCACCGTGGAAGACATCGAGCAAGCGCTGGAAGTCGTCATGCGTAACAATCTACCGCCCCACCGCAACGGTAACGGGAGCGGCAAGAATGGCAGCGCCACCTCTCGCAGCATAATCAGGTAA
- a CDS encoding GNAT family N-acetyltransferase — MLEGILVDLVPYGETYFDCLPSWENSIAAYWGSAGDRPILSKATGKQWYQEWVESLDKRGEQRIEFGVQTKDGTPIGQMGINWMSNTHRFANLGAMIGEPAYWGGGYGTDGFILLVDYLFNWLDLRRIFIGTMAPNVRVQRMMEKVGFVYEVRRRGMWFVDGAWQDNLNYGLLRDEWPGRAALVEKLNIRPK, encoded by the coding sequence ATGCTAGAGGGTATCCTGGTCGATCTAGTTCCCTATGGAGAGACGTATTTTGATTGCCTCCCGAGTTGGGAAAACAGCATCGCGGCTTATTGGGGCAGCGCGGGGGACCGCCCGATCCTCTCCAAGGCAACCGGGAAACAGTGGTATCAGGAATGGGTAGAGTCGCTCGATAAGCGCGGCGAGCAGCGTATCGAGTTTGGCGTGCAGACCAAAGATGGCACGCCAATTGGACAGATGGGGATCAACTGGATGTCCAACACGCACCGCTTTGCGAACCTGGGCGCGATGATCGGCGAGCCGGCGTATTGGGGTGGCGGCTATGGCACGGACGGCTTCATCCTGCTGGTCGATTATCTGTTCAACTGGCTGGATCTGCGCCGGATTTTCATCGGCACGATGGCTCCCAACGTGCGCGTGCAGCGCATGATGGAAAAAGTGGGCTTCGTCTACGAGGTTCGCCGTCGCGGGATGTGGTTCGTGGATGGCGCGTGGCAGGATAACCTGAACTACGGCCTGCTGCGCGATGAGTGGCCAGGCCGCGCCGCGCTGGTGGAGAAGCTGAACATCCGGCCAAAGTAG
- a CDS encoding GNAT family N-acetyltransferase, producing MLEGILVDLVPYGNAYFECVPAWENGPAGYWGSAGDRPLLSKATAKRWHQEWVESLDKRGDQRVEFGVQTKDGTPIGQMGINWMSSTHRFTNLGALIGDPAYWNGGYGTDGFILLVDYLFNWLDLRRIYIGTMESNVRVQRMMEKVGFVYEGRHRDLWLVDGAWQDDLIYGILRDEWPGRAALVEKLGLKARPKPEA from the coding sequence ATGCTAGAGGGGATCCTGGTCGATCTGGTGCCCTATGGGAACGCATATTTCGAGTGCGTTCCGGCCTGGGAAAACGGTCCTGCGGGCTACTGGGGCAGCGCCGGGGATCGCCCGCTGCTGTCGAAGGCGACCGCGAAACGCTGGCACCAGGAGTGGGTGGAGTCGCTTGACAAGCGCGGCGACCAGCGTGTTGAGTTCGGCGTGCAGACCAAAGACGGCACGCCGATCGGGCAGATGGGCATCAACTGGATGTCGAGCACGCACCGTTTCACCAACCTGGGCGCGCTGATCGGCGATCCCGCTTACTGGAACGGCGGGTACGGCACGGACGGGTTTATCCTGCTGGTCGATTACCTGTTCAACTGGCTCGATTTACGCCGGATCTACATCGGCACGATGGAAAGCAACGTGCGCGTGCAGCGCATGATGGAGAAGGTCGGCTTCGTGTACGAAGGTCGCCACCGCGACCTGTGGCTCGTGGACGGCGCGTGGCAGGACGACCTGATCTACGGCATCCTGCGCGACGAGTGGCCGGGCCGCGCGGCGCTGGTTGAGAAGCTGGGGCTGAAAGCACGCCCAAAACCGGAGGCATGA
- a CDS encoding GNAT family N-acetyltransferase: MLEGILVDLVPLGHAFGEQMATWFNGPAAYWGTVGDRPIVSRSMAEGWYRARLEPLDREGVRRIQFGVRTKRGTPIGQMGVNFALTVHRSANLGVQIGNPAYWGGGYGTDGFILLIDFLFNWLDLRRLYAETMASNVRVQRMMDKIGFTFEGRQREMWYADGDWQDALIYGALQDEWPGRAALVEKLGLQPRPEPEA; this comes from the coding sequence ATGCTCGAGGGTATCCTGGTCGATCTGGTGCCGCTCGGCCATGCGTTTGGCGAGCAGATGGCGACGTGGTTCAACGGCCCGGCGGCGTATTGGGGCACGGTGGGCGACCGTCCGATCGTGTCGCGTTCGATGGCCGAGGGCTGGTACCGGGCCCGGCTGGAACCGCTGGATCGCGAGGGTGTGCGCCGCATCCAGTTCGGCGTGCGGACCAAACGCGGCACCCCGATCGGGCAGATGGGCGTGAACTTCGCCTTGACGGTGCACCGCAGCGCCAACCTGGGCGTGCAGATCGGCAACCCGGCCTATTGGGGCGGCGGCTACGGCACGGATGGATTCATCCTGCTGATCGACTTCCTGTTCAACTGGCTCGATCTGCGGCGGCTTTATGCTGAGACGATGGCATCCAACGTGCGCGTCCAGCGCATGATGGATAAGATTGGGTTTACGTTCGAAGGCCGCCAGCGCGAGATGTGGTACGCGGATGGGGACTGGCAGGACGCGCTGATCTACGGCGCGCTGCAGGACGAGTGGCCGGGCAGGGCCGCTTTGGTGGAGAAGCTGGGGCTGCAACCCCGCCCAGAACCGGAGGCATGA
- a CDS encoding GNAT family N-acetyltransferase produces the protein MLEGILVDLVPFGDRFWAKNQVWVNGPSTVWASAGDVMVLSRASVDRWRQRRQETDNGGALIFGVQTKAGTPIGDASLNWVSAHHRTTEIGLSLGDPAYWGGGYGTDALLLIAEYAFEWLDLRRIIVETMALNERVQRQMARTGFTFEVRRSAYWYVDGAWSDTLVYGIQREEWPGRAALVEKIGLKPHPEPEA, from the coding sequence ATGTTGGAGGGCATTCTGGTCGATCTGGTGCCGTTTGGGGATCGGTTTTGGGCGAAGAATCAGGTGTGGGTCAACGGCCCATCGACGGTCTGGGCCAGCGCGGGCGACGTGATGGTGCTCAGCCGCGCCTCGGTGGACCGCTGGCGGCAGCGTCGCCAGGAAACGGATAACGGCGGCGCGCTGATCTTTGGCGTGCAGACCAAAGCGGGCACGCCGATTGGCGACGCCAGCCTGAACTGGGTGTCCGCGCACCACCGCACCACCGAGATCGGGCTGAGCCTCGGCGATCCGGCCTATTGGGGCGGTGGGTACGGGACCGACGCGCTGCTGCTGATCGCGGAGTACGCGTTCGAGTGGCTCGACCTGCGCCGGATCATCGTCGAGACGATGGCGCTCAACGAGCGCGTGCAGCGCCAGATGGCCAGGACCGGCTTTACGTTCGAGGTGCGCCGGTCCGCGTATTGGTACGTGGACGGCGCGTGGAGCGACACGCTGGTGTATGGCATCCAGCGCGAGGAGTGGCCGGGCCGGGCGGCGCTGGTCGAGAAGATCGGGCTGAAGCCGCACCCGGAACCAGAGGCGTAA
- a CDS encoding GNAT family N-acetyltransferase, producing MILRGLLVDLVPYGKAFMDRDHDWWNNESRFWGSMGDRRFVSQAAVDRDHAEWLSDEDDGDMGVPFGIQTKSGKPLGYVGINWMVPAHRWANLGAVISEPAYWGGGYGTDAVLLLLDYAFDVLDLRRCWLVTMAPNERVLRQMDKVGFTLEGRQRDATWVNGQWVDVVGYGMLREEWPGRAAMVEKLGLQPRPDPED from the coding sequence ATGATCCTTCGAGGATTGTTGGTCGATCTTGTGCCATACGGCAAGGCATTTATGGACCGCGACCATGACTGGTGGAACAACGAGTCGCGCTTTTGGGGCAGCATGGGCGACCGCCGCTTCGTCTCCCAGGCTGCCGTGGACCGCGACCACGCCGAGTGGCTGTCCGACGAGGACGACGGCGACATGGGCGTGCCGTTCGGCATCCAGACCAAGAGCGGCAAGCCGCTGGGGTACGTCGGCATTAACTGGATGGTGCCCGCACATCGCTGGGCGAACCTGGGCGCGGTCATCAGCGAACCGGCCTATTGGGGCGGTGGCTACGGTACGGATGCGGTGCTGCTCCTGCTCGACTACGCCTTCGACGTGCTCGACCTGCGCCGCTGCTGGCTGGTGACGATGGCGCCCAACGAGCGCGTGCTGCGCCAGATGGACAAGGTAGGCTTCACGCTCGAAGGCCGCCAGCGTGACGCGACCTGGGTCAACGGCCAGTGGGTAGACGTGGTGGGCTATGGCATGCTGCGCGAGGAATGGCCGGGTCGAGCGGCGATGGTCGAGAAACTGGGCTTGCAGCCGCGCCCGGACCCGGAGGACTGA
- a CDS encoding GNAT family N-acetyltransferase, with translation MLEGLLVDLVPYGDRFWEHVHDWHNGEGVYFWATGGRWIVTHREVEEMRKERLEEVEQGDLRMAFGVQTKEGTPIGMFAFNRVHPHHRVLMLSAIIGDPAYWGGGYGTDALTLLVDFGFNWLDAHKLWLMTMSLNERVQRQMVKVGFTLEGRQREAVWASNDWADLLAYGLLRDEWPGREAVIARIGLEAR, from the coding sequence GTGCTCGAAGGTCTGCTGGTGGATCTCGTTCCCTATGGGGATCGCTTTTGGGAGCACGTGCACGACTGGCACAACGGCGAGGGCGTTTATTTCTGGGCGACGGGCGGGCGCTGGATCGTCACGCACCGCGAAGTAGAAGAGATGCGCAAGGAGCGGCTGGAAGAGGTCGAGCAGGGCGATCTGCGCATGGCCTTCGGCGTGCAGACCAAAGAGGGCACGCCGATCGGCATGTTCGCGTTCAACCGCGTGCACCCGCATCACCGCGTGCTGATGCTCTCCGCGATCATCGGCGACCCGGCCTATTGGGGCGGGGGCTACGGCACGGACGCGCTGACACTGCTGGTCGACTTCGGCTTCAACTGGCTCGACGCACACAAGCTGTGGCTGATGACGATGAGCCTCAACGAGCGCGTGCAGCGCCAGATGGTCAAGGTGGGCTTCACGCTGGAAGGCCGCCAACGCGAGGCGGTGTGGGCCAGTAACGACTGGGCCGACTTGCTGGCCTATGGCCTGCTGCGCGACGAGTGGCCGGGCCGCGAGGCTGTGATCGCGCGCATCGGGCTGGAAGCGCGCTGA